In Saccharothrix violaceirubra, the following are encoded in one genomic region:
- a CDS encoding zinc finger protein yields the protein MARRFRWLPHDGGRHAVPVELVAGADGATLCGLAVTVPSTSPPRHPHGCWPTCPACDTAWRRAEGIPLPSERRRASGPPGRARAATAFDVHITDRSEVDES from the coding sequence GTGGCGCGCAGGTTCCGGTGGCTGCCCCACGACGGCGGTCGGCACGCCGTCCCGGTCGAGTTGGTGGCCGGGGCCGACGGGGCGACGTTGTGCGGTCTGGCGGTGACCGTCCCGTCCACGTCGCCTCCCCGCCACCCGCACGGGTGTTGGCCCACCTGCCCGGCCTGCGACACCGCCTGGCGACGCGCAGAGGGCATCCCGCTGCCCTCCGAGCGTCGGCGGGCCAGCGGGCCTCCCGGACGAGCGCGAGCCGCTACGGCGTTCGACGTCCACATCACCGATCGGTCCGAAGTGGATGAATCGTGA
- a CDS encoding flavoprotein: MNRTLHLVVCAAPPALHVDSLVHRVHEAGWNVHLLATPTAATWLTTPARHEPGHPRDRSDPAPRADAVLVAPATFNTLNKWAAGIADNHALSVLAELLAADLPIVAAPCVKQALRDHPAYPRSTHTLTVAGVHLLDPDAVTTRTPEGQTTFDWELVAATLDDLTRTHEPRPHTTRRTVGD; encoded by the coding sequence GTGAACCGCACCCTCCACCTCGTCGTCTGCGCCGCACCACCCGCACTGCACGTCGACAGCCTCGTCCACCGCGTGCACGAGGCCGGATGGAACGTCCACCTCCTCGCCACCCCCACCGCCGCCACCTGGCTGACCACCCCCGCCCGCCACGAACCCGGCCATCCCCGTGACCGATCCGACCCCGCACCCCGCGCCGACGCAGTCCTGGTCGCCCCGGCCACGTTCAACACCCTCAACAAGTGGGCCGCCGGCATCGCCGACAACCACGCCCTGTCGGTACTCGCCGAACTCCTCGCCGCCGACCTGCCGATCGTCGCCGCCCCCTGCGTCAAGCAAGCCCTGCGCGACCACCCCGCCTACCCGCGCAGCACCCACACCCTCACCGTCGCCGGCGTCCACCTCCTCGACCCCGACGCCGTCACGACCCGGACGCCCGAGGGGCAGACCACCTTCGACTGGGAGCTGGTGGCAGCCACCCTCGACGACCTCACCCGCACACACGAACCACGACCGCACACCACCCGGCGAACAGTGGGCGACTGA
- a CDS encoding helix-turn-helix transcriptional regulator, whose amino-acid sequence MNDDQIPPAPESAGEELARQIRQRRDQAGLSQPKLARLIGYTRQYVSRAERPNHNLPSIDLVRALDTALDARGALVALREKAKEERINLRMQTVEAVADSDTADTRPDSPFHGGTRSEQDRESMRARSSHDDVRPHHDRSMAVDSAIFHAAASVERLHRDYQAAQYAEVEEHLPEVADTVEALLADSGGDRRRLLRLRCQAAVVHAKVATKRGDGITAFEAAERARHAAEEAGDPFGRASAAYQLSCALIRLDDAERAESHALDTADSLRGHDPHTLTWQGMTTLLAAVLAARDGDIRGARQRLDRAGRLAEALRGEVNIGHTAFGPTNVSIHRVGVAVAVGDPDLVLAEAAEVDVTVLPPGLHGRRGRFHLDNAWAHTRRREDALAVIHLLEAERFAPQLVATDCQGKAVLRELLSRERVTRTPGLRPLGVRTGVIA is encoded by the coding sequence GTGAACGACGACCAGATCCCACCGGCACCCGAAAGCGCAGGCGAGGAACTCGCCCGCCAGATCCGACAACGCCGCGACCAGGCAGGACTCAGCCAGCCGAAGCTCGCCCGCCTGATCGGCTACACCCGCCAGTACGTCTCCCGGGCCGAACGCCCCAACCACAACCTGCCGTCGATCGATCTGGTCAGGGCACTCGACACCGCCCTCGACGCACGCGGGGCCCTTGTCGCACTACGAGAGAAAGCCAAAGAGGAACGCATAAACCTGCGCATGCAGACCGTGGAGGCCGTTGCGGATTCCGACACAGCCGACACCCGGCCCGATTCGCCGTTCCACGGCGGCACGCGATCCGAGCAGGACCGGGAATCGATGCGAGCCCGGTCGTCACACGACGATGTCCGACCGCATCACGATCGGTCGATGGCGGTCGATTCGGCGATCTTCCACGCGGCGGCGTCCGTCGAGCGTCTCCACCGCGATTACCAGGCCGCCCAGTACGCCGAGGTGGAAGAGCACCTGCCCGAGGTCGCCGACACCGTCGAGGCGTTGCTCGCCGACTCCGGCGGGGATCGCCGACGGTTGTTGCGGTTGCGGTGCCAGGCAGCCGTCGTGCATGCCAAAGTGGCCACCAAACGCGGCGACGGGATCACCGCTTTCGAGGCGGCCGAACGCGCACGGCACGCCGCGGAAGAAGCCGGCGATCCGTTCGGCCGCGCGTCGGCCGCCTACCAACTCTCCTGCGCCCTGATCCGACTGGACGACGCCGAACGCGCCGAAAGCCACGCGCTCGACACCGCCGACTCCCTGCGCGGCCACGACCCGCACACCCTCACCTGGCAGGGCATGACCACCTTGCTCGCCGCGGTCCTCGCCGCCCGCGACGGCGACATCCGCGGCGCCCGGCAGCGACTGGACCGGGCCGGTCGACTCGCCGAGGCGCTACGCGGCGAGGTGAACATCGGGCATACCGCGTTCGGGCCGACCAATGTCAGCATCCACCGCGTCGGCGTCGCCGTGGCCGTCGGCGACCCCGACCTCGTGCTCGCCGAGGCGGCCGAGGTCGACGTCACCGTGCTCCCGCCGGGCCTGCACGGTCGTCGGGGCCGCTTCCATCTGGACAACGCCTGGGCGCACACCCGCCGACGTGAGGACGCCCTCGCGGTGATCCACCTGCTTGAAGCCGAGCGCTTCGCACCCCAACTCGTCGCCACCGACTGCCAGGGCAAAGCCGTCCTGCGGGAACTGCTTTCCCGCGAGCGCGTCACGAGGACACCGGGGCTGCGACCGCTCGGCGTCCGGACCGGGGTGATCGCGTGA
- a CDS encoding dioxygenase family protein — MHDDDEPVGRVLGRRQALALLGLAGTATLAGVGIATASAGAPDCVVVPEQMEGPYFVDEGLKRSDLRLEPSTGLLCEGTLFTLDLVVSRLEGKDCVPLQGAIVDLWHADAKGKYSDIASEGTQGTKFLRGLQVTDRAGRVRFVTILPGWYKGRTVHYHVKIRTTGATNIPYEFTSQLYLPETFTAQYLATGPYKPNGPQDTTNAADVIYQAGGDQLLLNPRRVGRGHRATFGIALDLTDKVTGNDDNAMTGPFPPGMPSMMPGTFPTPTR; from the coding sequence ATGCACGACGACGACGAACCGGTCGGCCGAGTCCTCGGCCGGCGTCAGGCCCTGGCACTACTCGGCCTGGCGGGCACGGCCACCCTGGCGGGCGTGGGCATCGCGACCGCTTCGGCGGGCGCCCCCGACTGCGTGGTGGTCCCGGAGCAGATGGAGGGCCCGTACTTCGTCGACGAGGGCCTCAAACGCTCCGACCTGCGCCTGGAGCCGTCGACCGGCCTGCTGTGCGAGGGGACCCTGTTCACCCTCGACCTTGTCGTGTCGCGCCTGGAAGGCAAGGACTGCGTACCTCTACAGGGCGCGATCGTCGACCTGTGGCACGCCGACGCGAAGGGGAAGTACTCGGACATCGCGTCGGAAGGCACCCAGGGCACCAAGTTCCTACGCGGACTCCAGGTCACGGACCGTGCCGGCCGCGTACGCTTCGTCACGATCCTGCCGGGCTGGTACAAGGGCAGGACCGTCCACTACCACGTGAAGATCAGGACGACGGGCGCGACGAACATCCCGTACGAGTTCACGTCACAGCTCTACCTGCCGGAGACGTTCACCGCGCAGTACCTGGCCACAGGCCCGTACAAGCCCAACGGTCCGCAGGACACGACGAACGCGGCGGACGTGATCTACCAGGCGGGCGGCGACCAACTACTCCTCAACCCGCGCCGAGTGGGCCGCGGCCACCGCGCCACATTCGGCATCGCGCTGGACTTGACGGACAAGGTCACCGGCAACGACGACAACGCGATGACCGGCCCGTTCCCACCGGGCATGCCGAGCATGATGCCCGGCACCTTCCCCACACCGACCCGCTGA
- a CDS encoding AfsR/SARP family transcriptional regulator — protein sequence MVVVLGRPGVLVDGVVVHPARRRVRLLLGLLAVRADRALSSEWLIDALWPGRPPVSAAANVRSHLAELRRVLRAADPDGPGIVASGDGYVLVSGVDGVDVTRFRRLKSEGRTLRCAGAYGAAARCLTDAVDLWRGPVMSGVPVPDAVRADVTVLDEQRVDAWEELMDVRLALGAHQDLVPVLAGLVVEHPLRERLWCQLVTALCGAGRRSEAVAVYQRLVRVLDTELGVEPCPESRALYEAIRGRA from the coding sequence GTGGTGGTCGTGCTGGGCCGGCCCGGTGTGCTCGTCGACGGTGTGGTCGTCCACCCCGCCCGGCGGCGGGTGCGGTTGCTCCTCGGGTTGCTCGCGGTGCGGGCCGATCGGGCGCTGTCGTCGGAGTGGTTGATCGACGCGCTGTGGCCCGGACGGCCGCCCGTGTCGGCGGCGGCGAACGTCCGTTCGCACCTGGCCGAGCTGCGCCGCGTGCTGCGGGCCGCCGACCCGGACGGTCCCGGGATCGTCGCTTCCGGTGACGGGTACGTGCTCGTCTCGGGTGTGGACGGGGTCGACGTGACGCGGTTCCGAAGGCTCAAGAGCGAAGGGCGGACCTTACGGTGTGCGGGGGCGTACGGAGCCGCCGCGCGCTGTCTCACCGACGCCGTCGACTTGTGGCGGGGGCCGGTGATGTCCGGTGTCCCGGTGCCCGACGCGGTGCGCGCGGACGTCACCGTGCTCGACGAACAACGGGTCGACGCCTGGGAAGAGCTGATGGACGTCCGGCTCGCGCTCGGCGCGCACCAGGACCTCGTGCCCGTGCTGGCCGGTCTGGTCGTCGAGCACCCGTTGCGTGAACGCCTCTGGTGTCAGCTCGTCACGGCGTTGTGCGGCGCGGGCCGTCGGTCCGAGGCGGTCGCGGTCTACCAACGCCTGGTCCGGGTGCTCGACACCGAACTCGGGGTCGAGCCGTGCCCGGAGAGCCGGGCCCTGTACGAGGCGATCCGGGGGAGGGCGTGA
- a CDS encoding DUF6229 family protein → MTTALLPDAEELVARWRAGLDGIDNPAGPLFANGEFAEGDIVACNPPGSRCSACTASRPVYCC, encoded by the coding sequence ATGACCACCGCACTGCTGCCCGACGCCGAGGAACTGGTCGCCCGCTGGCGCGCGGGCCTGGACGGGATCGACAACCCGGCCGGTCCGCTGTTCGCCAACGGCGAGTTCGCCGAGGGCGACATCGTCGCCTGCAACCCGCCCGGCAGCCGCTGTTCGGCCTGCACGGCGTCACGTCCCGTGTACTGCTGCTGA
- a CDS encoding type 2 lanthipeptide synthetase LanM family protein, which translates to MTHDEVGGLDRTLDWLVGPALSRTASGLAEVAGLAVTEADAVLAATREALLDVLRRKVIRVLVLELNAARVTGRLTASDPEGRWREFVASAQRPEFWQDLTKHYPKLVDRLTAVTDRRVAAVLAFARRFAADRDALTDLLGGPAGELRAVEIGAGDSHHGGHTVVIVRCTGGTVVYKPRPMEVDRELAGLVSVLSDAIRVPRAVVRDGYGWAEHVDHRYCADETELVRFYRALGHWLAVMRLVSGTDLHAENLIAHGPVPVVVDCESVFTPRPAHPSTGAGEATDLVAEQLTGTVMRTGLLPGRGAGLGWRGVDGSGMGGLPGEQPEIGIPDLVGAGTDTARVETVPHRVPTTANLPSPEPDLVRYWPEVVAGFDELAERITALDKAGELEQALYRFADVTVRVIVRDTESYTELARMLWHPAGLHDQDAAELKARTLLARHSMNTRGPGDPDVHVAEVADLLVGDIPVFTTTPAEGTLHTPGDHRCMPRADQIALALRRWRDADFALERRVTQAALVSAYLNQGGTPDLHRMSEPTSNRSDVDGRRRVLAARLVRELLGEAVRGTDGTATWFAPVLDRGGWQTTPLTPDLYGGTLGVAVLLAGYRNEVAAGRADEVDGVDDLLAATVRTARLTQEWWMAQLAHTKRRPDPVGAYIGLGSQIWCWLTLHRLGLDCLPDALFLADHVPAALAASEGPDLVVGTAGAIVPLLALAARTGDRRWHALAVEAGERLVATALVEDGKARWPAPTWPGGIGGFAHGATGIGWSLDRLVLAGEERFAEVARAAAAFEESVYDPDRQGWPDPRAADTLAAAWCHGAVGVGLAQADLLDRGGPGSRGVLRRAAESALRDGLGWTHTLCHGDSGTWELLVAALDHGVAPEGLDRAAVDARLIGGLEAHGAVTGLAREVYSPSMMSGSGGIAYQLLRLHPDCALPSVLVLADADGTERR; encoded by the coding sequence ATGACCCACGACGAGGTCGGCGGACTCGACCGGACCCTGGACTGGCTCGTCGGACCGGCCCTGAGCCGGACGGCGAGCGGGCTGGCCGAGGTCGCCGGCCTCGCCGTCACCGAGGCGGACGCCGTGCTCGCCGCCACCCGGGAGGCACTCCTGGACGTGCTGCGGCGCAAGGTGATCCGCGTGCTCGTGCTCGAACTGAACGCGGCCCGCGTGACCGGACGCCTCACCGCGTCCGACCCGGAGGGCCGGTGGCGTGAGTTCGTGGCGAGCGCGCAGCGCCCGGAGTTCTGGCAGGACCTGACGAAGCACTACCCGAAGCTGGTCGACCGGCTGACCGCCGTGACCGACCGCCGGGTGGCCGCCGTGCTCGCCTTCGCGCGGAGGTTCGCCGCCGATCGCGACGCGTTGACCGACCTGCTCGGCGGACCGGCGGGCGAGCTGCGCGCGGTGGAGATCGGCGCGGGCGACAGCCACCACGGCGGGCACACGGTCGTGATCGTGCGCTGCACGGGCGGGACCGTGGTCTACAAGCCGAGGCCGATGGAGGTCGACCGCGAACTGGCCGGCCTCGTGTCCGTGCTCAGCGATGCCATCCGCGTCCCGCGTGCGGTCGTGCGCGACGGCTACGGCTGGGCCGAGCACGTCGACCACCGCTACTGCGCCGACGAGACCGAGCTGGTCCGCTTCTACCGCGCCCTCGGCCACTGGCTCGCGGTCATGCGCCTGGTCTCGGGCACGGACCTGCACGCCGAGAACCTCATCGCCCACGGGCCGGTCCCGGTCGTCGTGGACTGCGAGAGCGTCTTCACGCCCCGGCCCGCGCACCCGTCGACGGGTGCGGGCGAGGCCACCGACCTGGTCGCCGAACAGCTCACCGGCACGGTCATGCGCACCGGTCTGCTGCCCGGTCGCGGCGCGGGCCTGGGCTGGCGCGGCGTCGACGGCTCGGGCATGGGCGGCCTGCCCGGCGAGCAGCCCGAGATCGGCATCCCGGACCTGGTCGGCGCGGGCACGGACACGGCCCGGGTCGAGACCGTGCCGCACCGGGTGCCCACGACCGCCAACCTGCCCTCGCCCGAACCCGATCTGGTGCGCTACTGGCCCGAGGTCGTCGCCGGGTTCGACGAGCTGGCCGAGCGGATCACCGCGCTGGACAAGGCCGGTGAGCTGGAACAGGCGCTGTACCGGTTCGCCGACGTGACCGTGCGCGTGATCGTCCGCGACACCGAGTCGTACACGGAACTGGCCCGCATGCTGTGGCACCCGGCCGGTCTGCACGACCAGGACGCCGCCGAACTCAAGGCCCGGACGCTGCTGGCCCGGCACTCGATGAACACCCGCGGCCCGGGCGACCCGGACGTGCACGTCGCCGAGGTCGCGGACCTGCTCGTCGGCGACATCCCGGTGTTCACCACGACCCCGGCCGAGGGCACGCTGCACACGCCCGGCGACCACCGGTGCATGCCCCGCGCCGACCAGATCGCGCTCGCCCTGCGCCGGTGGCGCGACGCCGACTTCGCGCTGGAACGCCGGGTCACGCAGGCCGCGCTGGTCAGCGCGTACCTCAACCAGGGTGGCACCCCCGACCTGCACCGGATGTCCGAGCCCACGTCGAACAGGTCCGATGTGGACGGACGGCGACGCGTGCTCGCGGCCCGGCTGGTGCGCGAACTGCTCGGCGAGGCGGTCCGCGGCACCGACGGCACGGCGACGTGGTTCGCGCCCGTCCTGGACCGGGGCGGCTGGCAGACCACGCCGCTGACCCCCGATCTGTACGGCGGCACGCTCGGCGTGGCCGTGCTGCTCGCGGGCTACCGGAACGAGGTCGCGGCGGGCCGGGCCGACGAGGTGGACGGCGTCGACGACCTGCTCGCCGCGACCGTGCGTACGGCCCGGCTGACGCAGGAGTGGTGGATGGCGCAGCTCGCGCACACCAAACGCCGCCCCGACCCGGTCGGCGCGTACATCGGGCTGGGTTCGCAGATCTGGTGCTGGCTCACGCTGCACCGGCTCGGCCTGGACTGCCTGCCCGACGCCCTGTTCCTGGCCGACCACGTGCCCGCCGCCCTGGCCGCGAGCGAGGGCCCGGACCTGGTCGTGGGCACGGCGGGCGCGATCGTGCCGCTGCTCGCGCTGGCCGCCCGCACCGGCGACCGGCGGTGGCACGCCCTGGCCGTCGAGGCGGGCGAACGGCTGGTCGCCACGGCACTGGTCGAGGACGGGAAGGCCCGCTGGCCCGCGCCGACCTGGCCGGGCGGCATCGGCGGGTTCGCGCACGGCGCCACGGGCATCGGCTGGTCGCTGGACCGGTTGGTGCTGGCCGGCGAGGAGCGGTTCGCCGAGGTCGCCCGCGCGGCGGCGGCGTTCGAGGAGTCGGTCTACGACCCGGACCGGCAGGGCTGGCCCGACCCGAGGGCCGCCGACACGCTCGCGGCGGCGTGGTGCCACGGCGCGGTGGGCGTCGGCCTCGCCCAGGCCGACCTGTTGGACCGGGGCGGACCCGGTTCGCGCGGGGTACTGCGCCGGGCCGCCGAGTCGGCCCTGCGGGACGGACTGGGCTGGACGCACACGCTGTGCCACGGCGACAGCGGCACGTGGGAGCTGCTGGTGGCCGCGCTCGACCACGGCGTGGCACCCGAAGGACTCGACCGGGCCGCGGTCGACGCCCGGTTGATCGGCGGTCTGGAGGCCCACGGCGCGGTCACCGGCCTGGCCCGCGAGGTGTACTCGCCGAGCATGATGTCGGGCTCCGGCGGCATCGCCTACCAGTTGTTGCGCCTGCATCCCGACTGCGCGTTGCCGTCGGTGCTCGTCCTGGCCGACGCCGACGGCACGGAGCGCCGGTGA
- a CDS encoding ABC transporter ATP-binding protein, which translates to MTESDPRDGNLVTPHWQLDRSAAAPRRVLRGLPRATWPVLGMIRAAAPRAAAVVLVLQVLSGLAAAFGLVATTGVLVELLAGGPSGERVLAALPRLLLVGGAFALRGALEVGVSLARARITPAVRRLAEERLYTASLGADLAAFDDPTFHDRMHRARDRGLFYLERAADNLVELLGALLGIAAAVGSLAVLHPVLVPVMLLAVLPDGWAVQRAARLAYASVGRTVALDRRVQMVSDLATEREPAAEIRAYQAEPFVLHEYRLAADPLRDEEVRLATAQARVRGVGRALAGLGLAVTYAVLGLLVAASWVPLAAAGTAVIAVRVATTALNRLVLAANQLVEQGMYVADYQEFLATARDTAPGAARKTPVEPGEVALEHVTFTYPGADRPALRDVTLTVRPGETVALVGENGSGKSTVAKLVAGLYAPTEGRVRWSGADLAGLDRSAVADRVMVVFQEPVRWPHTARVNVRVGRHGRVDEHALADAAGRSGADEVVDRLPAGWETLLSKHFRGGVELSGGQWQRLAVARGLYRDAPLLVWDEPTAPLDAKAEFAVYESLRALARDRTVLLITHRLASVRHADRILLLHEGELVEQGTHAELLALNGRYADLYALQSRMYADA; encoded by the coding sequence GTGACCGAATCCGACCCGAGGGACGGCAACCTCGTCACGCCGCACTGGCAGCTCGACCGGTCGGCGGCGGCACCCCGCCGGGTGCTGCGCGGGTTGCCCCGGGCGACCTGGCCGGTGCTGGGCATGATCAGGGCCGCCGCACCCCGGGCGGCGGCCGTGGTGCTGGTGTTGCAGGTGTTGTCGGGGCTGGCGGCGGCGTTCGGGCTCGTCGCCACGACCGGCGTGCTGGTCGAGCTGCTGGCCGGCGGGCCGTCCGGCGAGCGGGTCCTGGCCGCGTTGCCCCGGTTGCTCCTGGTGGGTGGCGCCTTCGCGTTGCGCGGCGCCTTGGAGGTCGGCGTCTCGCTGGCCCGCGCGCGCATCACGCCCGCCGTGCGGCGGCTGGCCGAGGAGCGCCTCTACACGGCGAGCCTGGGCGCCGATCTGGCCGCGTTCGACGACCCGACGTTCCACGACCGCATGCACCGCGCCCGCGACCGGGGCCTGTTCTACCTCGAACGCGCCGCCGACAACCTCGTGGAGCTGCTCGGCGCCCTGCTGGGCATCGCGGCGGCCGTGGGCAGCCTGGCCGTGCTGCACCCGGTGCTCGTCCCGGTCATGCTCCTGGCCGTCCTGCCCGACGGGTGGGCGGTGCAGCGCGCGGCCCGGCTCGCGTACGCCAGCGTCGGGCGGACGGTGGCGCTGGACCGGCGCGTGCAGATGGTCTCCGACCTGGCCACCGAGCGCGAGCCCGCCGCCGAGATCCGGGCCTACCAGGCCGAACCCTTCGTGCTGCACGAATACCGCCTGGCCGCCGACCCGCTGCGGGACGAGGAGGTGCGGCTGGCCACCGCCCAGGCGCGGGTGCGCGGCGTCGGCCGCGCGCTGGCCGGACTCGGGCTGGCGGTGACGTACGCCGTGCTGGGCCTGCTGGTCGCCGCGTCCTGGGTGCCGCTCGCGGCGGCGGGCACGGCGGTGATCGCGGTCCGGGTGGCCACGACCGCGCTCAACCGGCTGGTGCTGGCCGCCAACCAGCTCGTCGAGCAGGGCATGTACGTGGCGGACTACCAGGAGTTCCTGGCGACCGCCCGCGACACCGCCCCGGGCGCCGCGCGGAAGACGCCGGTCGAACCGGGCGAGGTCGCGTTGGAGCACGTCACGTTCACCTACCCCGGCGCGGACCGGCCGGCGTTGCGCGACGTGACGCTCACCGTCCGGCCCGGCGAGACCGTGGCGCTGGTCGGCGAGAACGGTTCGGGCAAGTCGACGGTGGCCAAGCTCGTCGCCGGGCTGTACGCGCCGACCGAAGGGCGCGTCCGGTGGTCCGGTGCGGACCTGGCCGGCCTCGACCGGTCGGCGGTGGCGGACCGGGTCATGGTGGTGTTCCAGGAACCCGTGCGGTGGCCGCACACCGCGCGCGTCAACGTCCGCGTGGGACGGCACGGCCGGGTCGACGAGCACGCGCTCGCCGACGCCGCCGGGCGGTCCGGCGCGGACGAGGTGGTCGACCGGTTGCCGGCGGGCTGGGAGACGTTGCTGTCCAAGCACTTCCGGGGCGGCGTCGAGCTGTCCGGCGGCCAGTGGCAGCGGCTGGCCGTGGCACGCGGGCTGTACCGGGACGCACCGCTGCTCGTCTGGGACGAGCCGACCGCGCCGCTGGACGCCAAGGCCGAGTTCGCGGTGTACGAGTCGCTGCGCGCCCTGGCCCGCGACCGGACCGTCCTGCTGATCACGCACCGGCTGGCCAGCGTGCGGCACGCGGACCGGATCCTGCTGCTGCACGAGGGCGAGTTGGTCGAGCAGGGCACGCACGCCGAACTGCTGGCCTTGAACGGACGGTACGCCGACCTCTACGCCCTGCAGAGCCGGATGTACGCCGATGCCTGA
- a CDS encoding FAD-binding oxidoreductase → MPDLVFPADPAYALSRNRFIGRPDEVLPRAVARCADVEDVRAALALAREEGWSFALRSGGHSNAGHSSTTGLSIDLTPLDTVEVHGDRVTIGGGVRSGRLARVLAGHGRLVPLGSCPSVGVVGAALGGGFGCDGREFGLTCDALVAAQVVLADGRVVEASGDDDLFWALRGAGGGHFGVVTAATFAAVPARPRTHLVLEWDFRYASALVSWWQRILPDAPDPVSVELQLVVPEDTDADPVALLVGAVPDRAAVDALVADFGVPPRRSEIVDLDAAQAVVCRPTPHSAAAVDPERDPLTHHRPGMMTCRTAFFADPLPDDATAALLAHLTGEREFGESRELSFTPWRGAYGRVPVAATAFAHRDAAFLLKHSVLLGPGGAQRRGAAVLDRITAGWEIARPHGTGGVYPNFPDPAHADWPTAYHGANLARLRAVKARFDPEEVFRHAQSIRPRVSSR, encoded by the coding sequence ATGCCTGACCTGGTGTTCCCCGCAGACCCGGCGTACGCGTTGTCCCGCAACAGGTTCATCGGCCGCCCCGACGAGGTGCTGCCCCGTGCCGTCGCCCGGTGCGCGGACGTCGAGGACGTACGGGCGGCCTTGGCCCTGGCCCGCGAAGAAGGGTGGTCGTTCGCCCTACGATCGGGGGGTCACAGCAACGCGGGCCACTCGTCGACCACCGGGCTGTCGATCGACCTCACGCCCTTGGACACCGTCGAGGTGCACGGCGACCGCGTCACGATCGGCGGTGGTGTCCGAAGTGGACGGCTCGCGCGCGTGCTCGCCGGGCACGGCCGCCTGGTCCCGCTCGGGTCGTGCCCGTCGGTCGGCGTGGTCGGTGCCGCGCTCGGCGGCGGGTTCGGCTGCGACGGTCGCGAGTTCGGCCTCACCTGCGACGCCCTGGTGGCCGCCCAGGTCGTGCTCGCCGACGGGCGGGTCGTCGAGGCGTCCGGCGACGACGACCTGTTCTGGGCGCTGCGCGGCGCGGGCGGCGGCCACTTCGGCGTGGTGACCGCGGCGACGTTCGCCGCGGTGCCCGCCCGGCCGCGCACGCACCTGGTGCTGGAGTGGGATTTCCGGTACGCGTCGGCGCTGGTGTCCTGGTGGCAGCGGATCCTCCCGGACGCGCCCGACCCGGTGTCGGTCGAGTTGCAGTTGGTGGTGCCGGAGGATACCGACGCCGACCCGGTGGCGCTGCTCGTCGGCGCGGTGCCCGACCGGGCCGCGGTCGACGCGCTCGTGGCGGACTTCGGCGTTCCGCCACGCCGGTCGGAGATCGTCGACCTCGACGCGGCCCAGGCCGTCGTCTGCCGTCCCACGCCGCACTCGGCGGCGGCGGTCGACCCCGAGCGCGACCCGCTGACCCACCACCGGCCGGGCATGATGACCTGCCGCACGGCGTTCTTCGCCGACCCGCTGCCCGACGACGCGACGGCCGCGCTCCTCGCGCACTTGACAGGAGAAAGAGAGTTCGGGGAGTCGAGGGAACTCTCGTTCACACCCTGGCGTGGCGCCTACGGGCGCGTGCCCGTCGCCGCGACGGCTTTCGCGCACCGCGACGCCGCGTTCCTGCTGAAGCACTCCGTGCTCCTCGGTCCCGGTGGCGCACAACGGCGTGGCGCGGCCGTGCTCGACCGGATCACCGCCGGGTGGGAGATCGCGCGTCCGCACGGTACCGGCGGGGTCTACCCGAACTTCCCCGATCCCGCGCACGCGGACTGGCCGACCGCTTACCACGGCGCCAATCTCGCCCGCCTTCGTGCGGTCAAGGCGCGCTTCGACCCCGAAGAGGTGTTCCGCCACGCGCAGTCGATCCGGCCGCGCGTCTCAAGCAGGTGA
- a CDS encoding isochorismatase family cysteine hydrolase yields the protein MEAKMHVWYLEEPEYARHERRRGRRFAYTSLVPERTALIVVDMVPFFVAGSPYCMGILPNIDRLATVVRDAGGTVAWVMPGVVARSDVGDEFFGPERSALYRNSGGTGPLEARIWPDLTVHDGDLLVEKGAASAFFPGRCDLPQRLAERNIDTVVITGTLTNVCCESSARDASTLGLRVIMVADANAARRDQDHNATLHTVYRTFGDVRTTDDVVALVKGAAG from the coding sequence GTGGAAGCGAAGATGCACGTCTGGTACTTGGAGGAACCGGAGTACGCCCGACACGAGCGGCGGCGCGGCCGGCGGTTCGCCTACACCAGCCTGGTGCCGGAGCGCACCGCGCTGATCGTGGTGGACATGGTGCCGTTCTTCGTCGCCGGAAGTCCGTACTGCATGGGCATCCTGCCCAACATCGACCGGCTGGCCACGGTCGTCCGCGACGCGGGCGGCACGGTCGCGTGGGTGATGCCCGGCGTCGTCGCGCGCAGCGACGTCGGCGACGAGTTCTTCGGGCCGGAACGCTCGGCCCTGTACCGCAACTCCGGCGGCACCGGGCCGCTGGAGGCCCGCATCTGGCCCGACCTGACCGTGCACGACGGCGATCTGCTCGTCGAGAAGGGCGCGGCGAGCGCCTTCTTCCCGGGCCGCTGCGACCTGCCGCAGCGGTTGGCCGAGCGGAACATCGACACGGTCGTGATCACCGGCACGCTCACCAACGTGTGCTGCGAGTCGTCCGCGCGCGACGCCAGCACGCTCGGGCTGCGGGTGATCATGGTGGCCGACGCCAACGCGGCCCGCCGCGACCAGGACCACAACGCCACGCTGCACACCGTCTACCGGACCTTCGGCGACGTGCGGACCACGGACGACGTGGTGGCGCTGGTCAAGGGCGCGGCAGGCTGA